Proteins co-encoded in one Trueperella abortisuis genomic window:
- the rpsH gene encoding 30S ribosomal protein S8, which produces MSMTDPIADMLTRLRNANSAFHETVEMPYSKMKASIADILKREGYINGFTVEDAKVGKTLTLTLKYGPNRERSLAGLRRISKPGLRVYAKSTNLPQVLGGLGVAILSTSSGLLTDREAKDKGVGGEVLAYIW; this is translated from the coding sequence ATGTCTATGACAGACCCCATTGCAGATATGCTCACGCGTCTGCGCAACGCCAACTCGGCGTTTCATGAGACGGTTGAAATGCCGTACTCGAAGATGAAGGCGTCCATCGCCGACATCCTCAAGCGTGAGGGTTACATTAACGGATTCACCGTCGAGGATGCCAAGGTGGGCAAGACGCTCACTTTGACCCTGAAGTACGGGCCGAACCGTGAGCGTTCGCTCGCCGGTCTGCGCCGTATCTCGAAGCCGGGACTTCGCGTCTACGCCAAGTCCACCAATCTCCCTCAGGTCCTGGGCGGCCTGGGCGTGGCTATCCTGTCCACGTCCTCCGGCCTGCTTACCGACCGTGAGGCCAAGGACAAGGGCGTAGGTGGGGAAGTCCTCGCCTACATCTGGTAG
- a CDS encoding type Z 30S ribosomal protein S14 → MAKTALKQKAARKPKYAVRAYTRCQRCGRPHSVYRKFGLCRVCVREMALAGELPGVKKASW, encoded by the coding sequence ATGGCAAAGACTGCTCTCAAGCAAAAGGCGGCTCGGAAGCCGAAGTACGCTGTGCGCGCTTACACGCGTTGCCAGCGTTGCGGCCGTCCGCACTCCGTCTACCGTAAGTTCGGCCTGTGCCGAGTCTGTGTTCGTGAGATGGCCCTTGCGGGCGAGCTCCCGGGCGTAAAGAAGGCAAGCTGGTAA